aaacttatgaatttttttttactaaagcATCAAATACAGGCTTTCaagaattttattaatgtttggTGAAtgctaaattaattaatgtctACACAATAGATGCGCAGTTTCGAAATATACTTTAAGTTTGTTTGGTGAATGCTAaagtaaagagaaaaaataaaaaagtaacatGAACCTCGTCGTCGGTGGAGACTAAAAATAAACGTATGGAGTATGTTGCtatagaaaaaaagagaggaaaaataTGCCTAAAGAGAATAACAAAAAAGTATTTGTAGTTTTTATCATAGAGAGAAATTAGACCTATAATGGGAAAGGAAAAGGGAGAATTACGATAAGTGGTGTACGTTTTTTAGAATGCgtagaaatgaaaaagttgGTAAGGTAAATAGAGAAAATGGTAACAAAGCATGGGGAATAAAGGCATTCAATCCAACTGGAGTCCCTAAAAGCTTTGAATTGTGTTGTGCTTTTGGCTACTAAAAAGGAACTTGATGCATGCTTTAAGTAATGAAGAACATGAAGAGTAGCATCCAACAAGCAAGATGATGATAGGTACAAGGTTTAGTAAGAGGTTTACCAGACAATTTCAGCACTGAATTTCATCTAACCATTGGTGATCTTGATTGGACAGCAAGGGGGCATGTAGCTTATTGGTATTTTCTTGCATCAAGGCTCATTGATTGGCATTAACATATATGaagttgataaagaaaaaaggaCACAGTAGGTAAGGAAAATAAGGTTTTGCTTCTTTGGCACATATCATTTGTACGATTCAGACGTTGTTTAGCGCTGCATTCTTTTCTAAATGGCAGCACCATACGATGTCATTTTCTTGAATTGATCACCACAATTCAAAGCAATGGCTGATTTGGTTGAGAAGTACAAAAGATATGCAGCTTGAAAGGGTAAAAGTACTCTTTTTGAAAGagtatatcattattttataaaaggaTACTGCGCATTTAAATATAGTGCTTTTCCATCCAAAGAAACATGATTTGACTCGATTAAAAAAGTCTGTATCTGGGTTGACCTAGGCTATGTCCACCCACTACGTTGTTTTATGCCCCACTTAGCTTGACTTTATATGTAACATAGGAAACGTGCAACGGTGCTTGGAAAACGATCACttcaaaatagaagaaaacagAGCAAAGAATGAATAAACtatttgaaactttaaaaaatggttCCCGGACTACAAAAGATGTGCTAACGATGGATTTTGGTCAATAtttgataacaaaaatattacaagTATGATATTGCATGGAGCTCATAAACCCCACATCCTCAAAATGCATTATGCAATTGGCTTACGGCAGGTTCAACTCTTGGCTTAAAATGCTTCAAAGACCCCAACGCATTAACTCTCAAACATTGCATCTGCAGAAGATAACAACTACATAGCTTTGCTTTATAATTCTCTCTTGCATTTCTTATGGATTTTGCAAGGAGGCAAATTCTGTACAGAAGGAAAAACGAAAacagtgtatatatatatatatatatatatatatatatatatatatatatatatatatatatatatatatactatatttCAAACTACACTGATTTATAACACGTTGTTCATTTCCACTGCTTATAAAATACTTGACTTTACAAGAAAATCTGACAAAGTGCAAAATGCCCTGAagaataaaactcaaaatttggATTTCAGTACCTTTGAAACTAACAGCAACACATGGGGCAACGAATTAGTCCATTTTCATTGCAATCAGGGCAACGCTGGAATCCACACTCTCCCAACTCACCATGAAcatattcttcttcatcttcatctcctTCATAGTAAATTTTACAACTTCCAGAACAGGTTTCACAGGGAACAAACCTTATATCCCCACAACCCTCACACACTCCCCCTCCATCACCTCCGACACTGTCCTCAATCTTCTCACAACAACCCAAAAGCTTCTCGAGTCTCCCGTCTTCATGCAACCTCTGAATTTCCTCTGTTCCACCAATGTAGTTGTCCCCTAGAAACACCCTTGGCAATACTAAACCACCATACCCATCACCCAATAGCTCTCTAAGCTCTTCCTTGAACCTTGAGTGCATGGATACATCTCTCTCATCCACCTTCACTCCCAATCCCTTGAGAATCATTCTCACTTGGCAGCAATCCTCGTAAGTCTTTCGCACGCCGCGTAAGCTGGTGAAGTACAACACCACCACCTTGTACTTTCCGCATGGTTCACCGACATTAACATCATCCGTAAATGAGGACCCCCTTTTAGTCCCTTGCATCTCTTCATCACTCGACGCCGGTCGAAGATGGAAGGGGCTATCCGGAGAGAGATGTTGGAAGGACTTCCTGAATGAGGAAATCAATTCAGGATCAAAATCTGAGATTGCAGAGTTCAGTCTTGATTCCTCCTCAGTCATCAGAAGCCAAATGGGTTTTGGAGAAGCAACGACACTCATTTTGGGTGGATCAACATCCACATCTCCCTCATCAACATTGTCACCATTGGCATCAAAAGAGAAGCTCCGGTAGTGACTCGGCGACCGGAAATTGGTGGTGTCTTCAAGGTCTTCCATGAGTTCCCATGTGTTGATTGTCTCAGGCTCACCGGGCGGTGTTCTAATTGGGGTCTTTGGAAAAACTGTTGGCAACTTTTGCTCAATCATGCTGGACCAAGTCTTAGCCTCAATTAGCCCTATTGAGAACtcatcttttctctctttctcagATACTGaactcttctctttctcctccAGCCTTTGGACAAACCTTTCGTTATCAAACCTTAAACTTTTTGTGTTACTAACCTTCCCATTGGAAATATTGAAATCGTGATCACAATTCCCAGTAAAATTTTGAGTTGAAGCAGGGGAATTGAGTTTGAGAGTGCCCAGTGTTGTGGAAGTGAGTGCCACAACATGGTAGCTATCGCCTTCTGCTTGAGGTGGGTGATGGACGTGCATTGGGTAGCTTCTCGGAGCATTGCAGCACCGACATCGCTTTTGCTTTGAACTCGCGCAACCCATGTGACCCTTAAAGAGAACAAATTCACAAGGTGAAATTGTTTctttaattgtgttatttttaacttataccCTCCTAAGATGATTACAATTCTGGAAAAATGTTGTGTCAGTCATCCATCCAACGAACATAGCTCCTAGCAAACCCCACTTCGTTCATATTCTTCTGGTGCTCATGACCATGTTGACTGCAACATTTAAGACcaagaaaagaaacaagaaaaacataacTTTTTTCTACAACTGTTTCAATGTGAAAACGAGTATCAAATTGATGGGAGGGAGAAAAATCccagaaagagaaaagagagggGAAATGGAAGCATGAATTGGAAACTCAAAAGGAGAGGTGGATAATCAATCTTTCATTCATCAATTGAACTGCTGCACTACTTTGATCTCTCCCCTTTCTCTCTCTAGAATTCTAGAGagataaatagataaaatgAGAACCAAGAAAGAAAGTTGCAACATTTGAGGGACGCAGCTTCAGTTTATATGGATATATACGATGCAATACGAAggcctttctttcttttacagaaaaaagaaaagaaagaaaaatctgTAGACAAAATGTAAATGGGTGAGGGCAAGGATCA
This sequence is a window from Vigna angularis cultivar LongXiaoDou No.4 chromosome 2, ASM1680809v1, whole genome shotgun sequence. Protein-coding genes within it:
- the LOC108328014 gene encoding uncharacterized protein At3g28850, which codes for MGCASSKQKRCRCCNAPRSYPMHVHHPPQAEGDSYHVVALTSTTLGTLKLNSPASTQNFTGNCDHDFNISNGKVSNTKSLRFDNERFVQRLEEKEKSSVSEKERKDEFSIGLIEAKTWSSMIEQKLPTVFPKTPIRTPPGEPETINTWELMEDLEDTTNFRSPSHYRSFSFDANGDNVDEGDVDVDPPKMSVVASPKPIWLLMTEEESRLNSAISDFDPELISSFRKSFQHLSPDSPFHLRPASSDEEMQGTKRGSSFTDDVNVGEPCGKYKVVVLYFTSLRGVRKTYEDCCQVRMILKGLGVKVDERDVSMHSRFKEELRELLGDGYGGLVLPRVFLGDNYIGGTEEIQRLHEDGRLEKLLGCCEKIEDSVGGDGGGVCEGCGDIRFVPCETCSGSCKIYYEGDEDEEEYVHGELGECGFQRCPDCNENGLIRCPMCCC